CGTTGCCGCTGGCTGCGGGGACGGCCTGGGTTGCAATGACCTTGTTTTAGCACGGATTAGCTGCTTGCTGTCTGAGCGCTGGGCGCTCTGGATGTAGCCTCCAGACGAGCTGTTCGCGCACTTCTTTTGCTAGCACCGCAATTCCCGCGTAACGGGATTGAGCGGGCTTGGCTGTGTGCGAACGTTCGCTAGATTGAATCCTAGCACCTATAATTGGAAGGCTGCATGAAGCTCGTGACGGTCGCACCCGCGATGCTGGCAACGCGTTTACGGCAGTAGCTTTCCGGATTACATGCGGAGCTTCTACGGTTCGCGGGAGGCGTCGGCACCCCGCGCTCTGCATGAGCGAATGTACGTCCTATCGTGGTTTGAAAGCTTGCGGTCTCGGTGGCGCTTAAGCCGCCGCTAGGTGCGTGCGCCCGCGAGAATTTTCCCAGCATTCCCTACTACAGCTGCATAGAAACACACTCTTCGTCTGAAAGCGCGGCGCAAGACATTATTCCCATAATGTCGAATCGGCGGCGCGACGTTAGTTTGCTTGTGGCCTGACTAGTCGGTATCGCTGCAGGGCGATCCATGCAACATGCCCTATCAGTCCATGACCGACGCCCGCAGATGACCTGCGCCGCGAGTCTCAGGCCAGGCAAGGGCTCCAGTCCGTCCGAGATAAGCTGCTGACCGTGGGACCCGCGCGCAAAATACCGCCGGGTCCTGCTCGCTGCCCGAGCTTAGCAGCAGGAAGAAGACGGCGCCGCCGATGTAGGCGGCAATCGCCTTATTCGGGCCCAGCGGTCCACCAGGCAGCCTACCACCAGCGTGCCGACGGTGCCGCCGAGCTGGAACAGTGCGGTGATGCTCGCTACACGCTCGATCGACAGGCCGGCGTCCATGATCAGGATTGGCAGCCAACCGGAGAGCAGGTAGGTGACCATCAGGCCCATGAAGTAAGTCGCCCACAGCGACAGGTTAATCCCGCGGAAAGCCCGCGTCAGCGGGGTCTGCGCCTTGGTCTTGCTTTGCACTTTCTGCTCGCTGACCGTGTAACGGGTAGCTGCGCTGAAGGGTTCGTCGACGCCGACCACGCGCGACAGGGTCTTGGCGATGCGCCTAGCTGGATAGTCGTTCACCACCAGGAAGCGCACTGATCCCGGCACGAAGGCCAGATAAAACGGGGGTGTACCAGATTCTGTGTAAACGATTCTTCGTTTAAGTCTGCGGCACCCGGTCTTCAAACTGGATGGCGAAGCGGTTTAACGCAGCTTTCCAGTCCCGTATCGGCATCGTCCACTTCTTGCTGATGTTGTTCAGGGCAAGATAAAACAGCTTGCTGACAGCTTCATCGGTCGGAAAGGAACTGCGGGCCTTGGTCACTTTTCGCAGGCTCATGTTAATCGATTCAATAGCGTTCGTGGTGTATATCACCTTTCGGATTTCCGGCGGGTAGTCGAAGAACGGTATGACGCGCGCCCAGTTACGGCGCCAGGACTGACTTATCGGTTTATACTGTTTATCCCATTTATCTTCGAATTCGGCAAGCCTGAGTTCAGCCTCGTCGGTAGTGGCTGCACTGTAAATCAACTTCAGATCGGCGGCGACTTCCTTCTGCGCTTTCCAGGGCACGAAATTCAGGCTGTTGCGCACCATGTGAACGATGCACAGCTGAACCGAGGTCTGCGGGTAGACCGCCTCGATGGCGTCCGGGAAGCCTTTCAGGCCGTCGACGCAGGCGATGAATATGTCCTGCACGCCACGATTTTTTAGCTCGGTCACGACCTGCAGCCAGAACTTCGCGCCTTCAGTTTGGGAGATCCACAGGCCCAGCACCTCCTTGTGGCCATCCATGTTGACGCCGATGGCCAGGTAGACCGCCTTGGTACGCACCGCGCCGTTGTCGCGCACCTTGACGTGAATGCAGTCGAGATAGAGGATCGGGTACACGGCGTCGAGCGGGCGGGCCTGCCAGAGCTTCACATCCTCGCTGACAGCGTCCGTGACGTTGGAAATGAGGGTCGGTGACACCTCGGTGCCGTACATCTCTTCCAGATGGCTTTGGATCTCCCGCACGCTCAGGCCACGCGCGTAGAGCGAGATGATTTTGTCGTCGAAGCCGGTCCAGCGTGTCTGATGCTTGACGACGATCTGCGGCTCGAACGTGCCCTGGCGGTCGCGAGGAACGTCAAGCGGCAGCGCGCCGAAATCGCCCTT
This genomic stretch from Massilia putida harbors:
- a CDS encoding MFS transporter, whose translation is MRFLVVNDYPARRIAKTLSRVVGVDEPFSAATRYTVSEQKVQSKTKAQTPLTRAFRGINLSLWATYFMGLMVTYLLSGWLPILIMDAGLSIERVASITALFQLGGTVGTLVVGCLVDRWARIRRLPPTSAAPSSSCC
- a CDS encoding IS256 family transposase, yielding MTVVKRNKRAKPDPELLKLADGLLANYQKPEDLIGENGLLKQLTKMLVERALEVEMTDHLGHDKSGEVTNSTANTRNGHSIKTLKGDFGALPLDVPRDRQGTFEPQIVVKHQTRWTGFDDKIISLYARGLSVREIQSHLEEMYGTEVSPTLISNVTDAVSEDVKLWQARPLDAVYPILYLDCIHVKVRDNGAVRTKAVYLAIGVNMDGHKEVLGLWISQTEGAKFWLQVVTELKNRGVQDIFIACVDGLKGFPDAIEAVYPQTSVQLCIVHMVRNSLNFVPWKAQKEVAADLKLIYSAATTDEAELRLAEFEDKWDKQYKPISQSWRRNWARVIPFFDYPPEIRKVIYTTNAIESINMSLRKVTKARSSFPTDEAVSKLFYLALNNISKKWTMPIRDWKAALNRFAIQFEDRVPQT